A single genomic interval of Adhaeribacter pallidiroseus harbors:
- a CDS encoding toxin-antitoxin system YwqK family antitoxin: protein MKFILRIGLLVILGLAIQPTAQGQVLKNIFGKNKVNRDKEHVGRWNYKEDKENPDQITSKGRFKNGKQVKKWKYFYPNGQLYLVEKYDSKKDFRILNATYYHKNGQVAHTGKAVQENTKERIHYYWIGDWKYYNLDGTLRKTVVYENGWPIKAIYPDGHEEKETAERFQSGPQLRTL, encoded by the coding sequence ATGAAATTTATTCTACGTATAGGCTTGCTGGTAATCCTGGGACTAGCTATTCAACCCACCGCCCAAGGCCAAGTTTTAAAAAATATTTTTGGTAAAAACAAAGTAAACCGCGACAAAGAACACGTTGGTCGCTGGAACTATAAAGAAGACAAAGAAAATCCGGACCAGATTACCAGTAAAGGCCGGTTTAAAAACGGCAAGCAGGTAAAAAAATGGAAGTATTTTTACCCCAACGGTCAATTATATTTGGTTGAAAAATACGATTCTAAGAAAGATTTCCGGATATTAAACGCTACTTATTACCACAAAAACGGGCAGGTGGCGCATACCGGCAAAGCCGTGCAGGAAAATACCAAAGAGCGCATTCATTATTACTGGATTGGCGATTGGAAGTATTACAACCTGGATGGCACTTTGCGCAAAACCGTGGTTTACGAAAATGGCTGGCCCATCAAAGCCATTTACCCCGACGGACACGAAGAAAAAGAAACAGCCGAGCGTTTTCAGTCCGGGCCGCAGCTGCGCACTTTATAG
- a CDS encoding M1 family metallopeptidase: MLSHQTLPVQDPHSFAQPQAAMVTHLQLHLQVDFAAQTLTGEACYTIHKAPKATRIILDVQDLIIQQVLADGYPTPFTLGAVRPYIGQPLEIELQDNTAEITIIYQTPPGAAALQWLAPEQTAGGKFPFLFTQSQAILARTWLPCQDSPAIRFTYTAQVQVPVGFLALMSAHNPQESNETGRYSFTMPYPIPSYLMALAVGHLEFKKIGTRTGVYAEPAMLSAAADEFSEMENMLLVAEQLYGAYPWGRYDLLVLPPSFPFGGMENPCLTFATPTIITGDRSLTSLVAHELAHSWSGNLVTNATWNDFWLNEGFTVYFERRIMENVYGADYADMLKVLGFQDLLITLNELGPTNPDTCLKLHLANRDPDDGLTEIAYEKGNLFLLTLENVVGRPRFDAFITEYFKNFKFQSNTTEYFLEFLLSYFSQEKDLLELRVKPENWIYQPGLPDTAIQVKSARLTLVEEVVHNWFVNPAAAGENTHHWTTHEWLYCFHLIKTNINPSILKVLDATFHFTESKNAEIAATWFEMGIKADYQPISAALEEFLMKVGRRKFVLPLYRLLAQNSSGKEKAQQIFKKARANYHAVTRQSVEKLLGL, encoded by the coding sequence ATGCTTTCACACCAAACTTTGCCTGTACAAGATCCGCATAGCTTTGCTCAACCACAAGCAGCCATGGTCACGCATTTACAACTGCACTTGCAAGTTGATTTTGCGGCACAAACTTTAACCGGGGAAGCCTGCTATACCATTCATAAAGCACCAAAGGCCACCCGGATTATTCTGGATGTGCAAGATCTAATTATACAGCAAGTATTAGCCGATGGTTACCCTACTCCTTTTACACTAGGCGCTGTACGGCCTTATATTGGGCAGCCCTTAGAAATTGAACTCCAGGATAACACGGCAGAAATTACTATTATTTACCAAACGCCCCCGGGGGCGGCGGCTCTCCAGTGGCTAGCACCGGAACAAACCGCCGGGGGCAAGTTTCCATTTTTATTTACGCAATCGCAAGCTATTTTGGCCCGCACCTGGTTGCCCTGCCAGGATTCGCCGGCCATCCGATTTACCTACACGGCCCAAGTACAAGTACCGGTTGGATTTTTGGCTTTGATGAGCGCCCACAACCCGCAGGAGTCAAACGAAACGGGCCGGTATTCTTTTACCATGCCCTATCCTATTCCTTCTTACTTAATGGCATTGGCCGTCGGGCACTTGGAATTTAAAAAAATAGGCACCAGAACGGGGGTTTACGCCGAACCAGCTATGTTGTCAGCAGCGGCTGATGAGTTTAGCGAAATGGAAAATATGCTGCTCGTGGCCGAACAATTATACGGCGCTTACCCCTGGGGTCGCTACGACTTACTGGTTTTACCGCCCAGTTTTCCGTTTGGAGGCATGGAAAACCCTTGTCTCACTTTTGCTACTCCTACCATTATTACCGGCGACCGCTCTCTAACCAGTTTAGTTGCCCACGAGTTAGCGCATTCCTGGTCGGGCAATTTAGTAACCAACGCCACCTGGAATGATTTCTGGCTAAACGAAGGATTTACGGTGTACTTTGAACGCCGGATTATGGAAAATGTATATGGGGCGGATTATGCGGATATGTTGAAGGTGCTGGGATTTCAGGATTTACTGATAACTTTAAACGAATTAGGACCAACTAACCCTGATACTTGTTTGAAACTACACTTGGCCAACCGGGATCCGGATGACGGACTTACCGAAATTGCTTACGAAAAAGGTAATTTATTTTTACTCACGCTGGAAAATGTGGTTGGCCGCCCCCGCTTTGATGCTTTTATAACGGAATACTTTAAAAATTTTAAATTTCAGTCGAACACCACCGAGTATTTTCTGGAATTTCTACTTTCCTATTTTTCCCAGGAGAAAGACTTGCTTGAGCTACGAGTAAAACCAGAAAATTGGATTTATCAGCCCGGACTGCCCGATACAGCAATTCAGGTAAAATCTGCCCGTTTAACTCTGGTGGAGGAAGTTGTGCATAATTGGTTTGTAAATCCAGCTGCGGCTGGAGAAAATACCCACCACTGGACCACGCACGAATGGCTTTACTGCTTTCATTTAATTAAAACAAATATAAACCCAAGTATCCTGAAAGTATTAGATGCTACTTTCCACTTTACGGAATCTAAGAACGCCGAAATTGCCGCTACTTGGTTTGAAATGGGAATAAAAGCAGATTACCAGCCGATATCTGCTGCTCTGGAGGAATTTTTAATGAAAGTAGGCCGACGCAAATTTGTGTTGCCCTTGTACCGGTTATTGGCTCAGAATAGCTCCGGAAAAGAAAAAGCGCAGCAAATTTTTAAAAAAGCCCGGGCTAATTACCATGCTGTTACCCGGCAATCCGTGGAAAAGCTTCTCGGGCTTTAA
- a CDS encoding SDR family oxidoreductase, whose protein sequence is MIDKIALITGASSGIGKATALELARQKYTLILVSQNERRGTQVIREIYKELPGAEAEFMPCDLADFSAVRQLAAKVQQRYSHLDVLINNAGILPGAHEITPDGFERSWATNHLGPFLLTNLLLDLVKQAPAGRIINVSSEAHRMGKIAFDPEKNEKKYSAFTAYCNSKLANVLFTYELARRLESTAVTVNALHPGVIASSFGQTGSGFLKFMFQLGRPFMSTPEKGASTVIYLATSPNVAQTTGLYFKNKKTVKSSKLSYNQALAQQLYQESEAQVKI, encoded by the coding sequence ATGATAGATAAAATCGCTTTAATAACAGGAGCTAGTTCGGGTATTGGCAAGGCCACCGCTTTAGAACTGGCGCGTCAGAAATATACATTAATTCTGGTGTCGCAAAACGAGCGACGCGGCACTCAGGTAATACGGGAGATTTATAAAGAATTACCAGGTGCCGAAGCCGAGTTTATGCCCTGCGATTTAGCCGACTTTTCCGCCGTTAGGCAGCTAGCTGCCAAAGTTCAGCAAAGATACAGCCACCTGGATGTTTTAATTAATAACGCCGGTATTTTACCCGGTGCGCACGAAATCACCCCCGATGGCTTTGAACGCTCCTGGGCTACGAATCATTTAGGTCCTTTTTTGCTGACTAACTTACTCTTAGATTTAGTAAAGCAAGCGCCGGCCGGCCGCATTATAAATGTTTCGTCGGAAGCGCACCGCATGGGCAAGATCGCGTTTGATCCGGAGAAAAATGAGAAAAAATACAGTGCTTTTACTGCTTACTGCAACTCTAAGTTAGCCAATGTATTATTTACGTATGAACTGGCCCGCCGTTTAGAATCGACGGCTGTTACCGTAAATGCCTTGCATCCGGGCGTAATTGCGAGCAGTTTTGGCCAAACAGGAAGTGGTTTTTTAAAATTTATGTTTCAACTGGGCCGGCCGTTTATGAGTACTCCCGAAAAAGGAGCCAGCACGGTTATTTACCTCGCTACTTCCCCGAACGTAGCCCAAACAACTGGCTTATATTTTAAAAATAAAAAAACAGTAAAATCCTCCAAACTATCGTATAATCAAGCCTTGGCCCAACAACTTTACCAAGAAAGTGAAGCGCAGGTTAAAATATAA
- a CDS encoding cyanophycinase yields the protein MNTPKGKIIAIGGNEDKGTYSHARSQRKYYLNFFELGILKRFTAELGKVAPRIEVITTASMIPEEVGNIYQKAFGILNFSNIGLMHIRTFAETNLPVYLERLKAADGILFSGGDQSRIIQAFTGTEFLRICKERYQHEENFVIAGTSAGAMAMSGIMIKRGSSFEALMKGTVKLGQGLDFLSNAVIDSHFVKRGRFGRLMEAVALHSRKIGIGLGEDTGVLITHGNLIETIGSNLVIIVDGYHIKHNNVHEANRGEPLSIENLVMHVLAKGNVYDIYLREFYKDAATRQQHVQNILDNLS from the coding sequence GTGAATACACCCAAAGGAAAAATTATAGCTATTGGTGGCAACGAAGACAAAGGCACCTACTCCCATGCGCGCAGCCAACGCAAATACTATTTAAATTTTTTTGAACTCGGCATCTTAAAGCGCTTTACCGCCGAATTGGGCAAGGTTGCTCCCCGAATTGAAGTTATTACCACGGCTTCTATGATTCCGGAAGAAGTAGGCAACATTTACCAAAAAGCCTTTGGCATTTTAAATTTCTCTAACATTGGTTTAATGCACATTCGCACCTTCGCCGAAACGAATTTACCTGTTTACCTGGAACGGTTAAAAGCGGCCGACGGTATTTTGTTCTCCGGCGGCGATCAATCGCGGATTATCCAGGCTTTTACCGGAACCGAATTTTTGCGGATTTGCAAAGAGCGTTACCAGCACGAGGAAAATTTTGTAATTGCCGGCACCAGCGCGGGAGCTATGGCCATGTCGGGGATTATGATTAAACGCGGTAGCAGCTTTGAAGCCCTGATGAAAGGAACCGTAAAATTAGGCCAGGGTCTGGATTTTTTATCGAACGCAGTAATTGATTCGCACTTTGTAAAACGCGGCCGTTTTGGGCGACTCATGGAAGCTGTGGCGCTGCATTCCCGCAAAATTGGCATTGGCCTGGGCGAAGACACCGGAGTGCTTATTACGCACGGCAACCTGATCGAAACCATTGGCTCTAACCTGGTGATTATAGTAGATGGCTATCACATCAAGCATAATAATGTGCACGAAGCAAACCGCGGAGAACCATTATCCATCGAAAACTTGGTGATGCACGTTTTAGCCAAAGGCAACGTGTACGATATCTACCTCCGCGAATTCTATAAAGATGCCGCCACGCGTCAGCAGCACGTGCAGAATATTCTGGATAACTTATCTTAA
- a CDS encoding isoaspartyl peptidase/L-asparaginase family protein, with product MNPIAIAIHGGAGTILRALMTAEKEAMYRNALREAVELGHQILQEGGSSLTAVEAAVRNLEDCVLFNAGKGAVFTHEGKHELDAAIMCGATGLAGAVAGVRRVRNPVTLAKAVMQHSEHVLLVGNGAEVFGQSQNIAFEPEEYFYDGARYEQWRAAVASDQVVLDHSLRPENLTEKKFGTVGAVALDQLGNLAAATSTGGMTNKKFNRIGDSPIIGAGTYANNATCAVSCTGHGEYFMRAVVAYDVSCLIEYKGLTLAEACHYVVHEKLKKQGGEGGLIALNQQGKVALMFNSEGMYRASKQNQEPTYIGIYG from the coding sequence ATGAATCCAATTGCTATTGCTATTCACGGCGGAGCCGGTACCATTTTGCGCGCCTTGATGACCGCAGAAAAAGAAGCCATGTACCGGAATGCTTTGCGGGAAGCAGTAGAGTTGGGGCATCAGATTTTACAGGAAGGCGGGAGTTCTTTAACAGCCGTAGAAGCCGCCGTGCGTAACCTGGAAGATTGTGTTTTGTTTAACGCCGGGAAAGGCGCAGTGTTCACCCACGAAGGCAAACACGAGTTAGACGCGGCCATCATGTGCGGTGCTACCGGCTTAGCCGGAGCAGTAGCTGGCGTGCGGCGGGTGCGAAATCCGGTTACGCTGGCAAAAGCCGTAATGCAGCATTCCGAACACGTGTTATTAGTAGGTAACGGAGCCGAAGTTTTTGGTCAGAGCCAGAACATTGCCTTTGAACCGGAAGAATACTTTTATGACGGCGCGCGGTATGAACAATGGCGGGCCGCTGTAGCTTCGGACCAGGTGGTTCTGGATCATAGCTTACGGCCGGAAAATTTAACCGAAAAAAAATTTGGAACCGTGGGAGCGGTAGCTCTGGATCAATTGGGCAATTTGGCGGCAGCTACTTCTACGGGTGGCATGACGAATAAAAAATTTAACCGCATAGGAGACAGCCCCATTATAGGCGCGGGTACTTACGCGAACAACGCCACTTGCGCGGTATCCTGCACAGGGCACGGGGAGTATTTTATGCGGGCGGTGGTGGCGTACGATGTTTCTTGTTTAATAGAGTACAAAGGATTAACATTAGCGGAGGCTTGCCACTACGTGGTGCACGAAAAATTAAAAAAACAAGGTGGCGAAGGCGGCTTAATTGCTTTAAACCAACAAGGAAAAGTTGCCTTAATGTTTAACTCCGAAGGAATGTACCGGGCCAGCAAACAGAACCAAGAACCAACTTACATCGGGATTTACGGCTAG
- a CDS encoding DUF3127 domain-containing protein — translation MSFEVQGRLHEIFDEVQVSDKFRKREFVLEIPDGSFTQHVKFQLTQDKCGVVDQYKIGDEVKVNFNLSGKPFTKNGTTMYFTNLQAWRIENAGAATGAGKSNPSRAEQPATNSPFLTEEIDNDLPF, via the coding sequence ATGTCTTTTGAGGTTCAAGGAAGATTACACGAAATATTCGATGAAGTTCAGGTGAGCGATAAATTCCGGAAGCGCGAATTTGTGCTGGAAATACCGGATGGCTCTTTTACGCAGCACGTAAAATTTCAGTTAACGCAAGATAAATGCGGTGTAGTTGACCAATATAAAATTGGCGATGAGGTTAAAGTAAATTTTAACTTGTCGGGTAAACCATTCACCAAGAATGGCACTACCATGTATTTTACTAACCTGCAAGCCTGGCGGATAGAAAATGCCGGAGCTGCTACAGGAGCAGGTAAATCCAATCCGAGCCGCGCTGAGCAACCAGCCACCAATAGTCCTTTTTTAACAGAAGAAATTGACAACGATTTGCCTTTCTAA
- a CDS encoding RNA-binding domain-containing protein — protein MHDLWRLIAIGENEQLDFKKTITHPDKIARTLVSFANTRGGIILVGVQDNGTIRGVDPEEEKHTLQLAAQFYCDPPLTLGYQEVEMDNRLILEVSIPESTQKPHLAKVKDNDWRGYVRVKDESVQTSKLVNKVLRTEHPLSETARPLNLDKPDYQVLDYLKTNRRITLPEFMKLANISKRRAYRILIKLVLHGYLRLHEKDQEDYYTLS, from the coding sequence ATGCACGATTTGTGGCGTTTGATTGCTATTGGGGAAAATGAGCAGTTGGATTTTAAAAAAACCATTACGCATCCGGATAAAATTGCCCGTACTTTGGTTTCCTTTGCCAATACCCGCGGTGGTATCATTCTGGTGGGGGTGCAGGATAATGGCACCATTAGGGGCGTGGATCCGGAAGAAGAAAAGCATACCTTGCAGTTGGCCGCTCAGTTTTACTGCGATCCGCCCTTAACCTTGGGTTACCAGGAAGTAGAAATGGATAACCGGCTCATTCTGGAAGTGAGCATTCCGGAAAGTACCCAAAAGCCGCACCTAGCCAAAGTAAAAGACAACGACTGGCGCGGGTATGTGCGCGTGAAAGACGAAAGTGTGCAAACCAGCAAACTGGTAAATAAAGTTTTGCGCACCGAACATCCCTTAAGTGAAACCGCCCGGCCCTTAAACCTAGATAAACCCGATTACCAAGTGCTGGATTATCTAAAAACCAATCGGCGTATTACCTTGCCGGAATTCATGAAACTAGCTAATATCTCGAAACGCCGGGCTTACCGCATCTTAATCAAATTGGTGCTACACGGCTATCTTCGCCTACATGAAAAAGACCAAGAAGATTATTATACGTTAAGCTAA
- a CDS encoding YciE/YciF ferroxidase family protein → MKLQSLNDLLVHQLQDLYGAEQQLLKAMPKMLSTAQSPKLKEAFQTHMTETENQVKRLEQVFQSMGIEAEAIKCKAMEGLLKEAEEMMSEDADAEVMDAGLIASAQRVEHYEIAGYGTASTYAKYLGHNEAFNLLQETLSEEKKTDELLTVIAESSVNIKAENH, encoded by the coding sequence ATGAAACTGCAATCATTAAATGATTTATTGGTTCACCAATTACAAGATTTGTACGGCGCGGAACAACAATTATTAAAGGCCATGCCTAAGATGTTATCGACGGCCCAGTCTCCGAAATTAAAAGAAGCTTTTCAAACGCACATGACCGAAACCGAGAATCAGGTAAAACGGCTAGAGCAAGTATTCCAATCCATGGGGATAGAAGCAGAAGCGATTAAATGTAAAGCCATGGAAGGCTTACTGAAAGAAGCAGAAGAGATGATGAGCGAAGATGCGGATGCCGAAGTAATGGATGCCGGTTTAATTGCCAGCGCCCAACGCGTAGAGCATTACGAAATTGCCGGTTACGGAACAGCCAGCACTTACGCTAAATATTTAGGCCATAACGAAGCGTTTAATCTGTTACAGGAAACACTGAGCGAAGAAAAAAAGACTGACGAATTATTAACGGTAATCGCGGAGTCTTCGGTGAATATAAAAGCCGAAAATCATTAG